A stretch of DNA from Spirochaetaceae bacterium:
GATCATGGCGTACTCGCCGCTCACCTGGTACGCCGCCACCGGCACCATCGACTCCTGCTTGACCGCCGCGATCACGTCAAGGTAAGGCAGCGCCGGCTTTACCATCACCATGTCCGCGCCCTCGTCGAGGTCGAGCAGCACCTCGCGCAGCGCCTCGCGGCGATTGGCCGGGTCCATCTGGTAGCTCTTCTTGTCGCCGTGCCTGGGCGCCGAGTCGAGGGCGTCGCGGAACGGCCCGTAGAACGCCGACGCGTACTTGGCGCTGTAGGCGAGGATGCCGGTGTCGGTGAAGCCGGCGTCGTCGAGGGCGTCGCGGATGAACCCCACCCGGCCGTCCATCATGTCGGAGGGAGCTACCAGGTCCGCGCCCGCCTCCGCCTGGGTCACCGCCATGCCGCACAGGATGTCGACGCTGGGGTCGTTGACGATCTCCCCGTCCACCACCAGGCCGTCGTGGCCGTCGCTGGAATAGGGATCCATCGCCACGTCGGTGATCACCAGCAGATCCGGCAGCGCCTGCTTGAGGTCGGCGATGGTGAACTGCAGCAGACCGTCGGGGTTGACGCCCTCGGTGGCGTGCGCATCCTTGAGCGCCTCGTCGATGACCGGAAACAGCGCCACCGCCGGGATGCCGAGGGCATGCGCGGTGCGCGCCTGGGCGACGATTCGGTCGCGGCTCAGGCGGCTCGCCCCCGGCATCGACGCCACCGGCTCGCGTACGTCGCGGCCGTCGACCACGAACAGGGGCAGGACCAGATCGGCGGGCGTAACGTGCGTCTCCCGCACCATTGCCCGTAACGCCGCCGTGCGCCGGTTGCGCCGCGGCCTAACCGGCAGATCGAGTTGACCGCCGGGCCCCGCCGGCGCGCCGTTCTCCGAACCGTTCCCCGCCATCGCACCCGCATTGTAGCGGCGCCTGCCGCGCCCCCGCAACCCGACGGCCGGAGCCATCGGAGCCATGCCCGGCGGCGAACCGTTCAAACCGGTGGCGGTTCAGTGCAGCGGGCAGTTCGATCAGGCGCTGCCGATGTACGACATGCCGCGCAACACTGCGAAGGTGCCCACCAGCGCGCACACCGATGCCACCATATGGTGACCGCCAGCAGCGCCCTTACGACGAACGAATACGCCAGCGGCGCCAGTATCAGCTCGGTCATCCGGCGCCCAGGCCGGGACCCGCGGTCCCGGCGCGGTCGCCGGTGGCGAATGACCCGGCTCCATTCGTCATCCGCTCACCTGAACCGTTTCGCGTCGGCCGAGGCGTAGCTCGCCATCGCGCGGTCGAGCCCGACCGTCGCCTCGAGCGTCTCGACCACCTCCGCCAGTCGCTTGCCGGGAATGACGCAGGTCATCTCCTCGGAGCGCATGCCGGTGCGCGAGCGGCTGAGTGCGCACCCGACGCTGGCCGCCACCACGTTCCGATCCTTGGCCATGGCCACGATGTGGCACTGCGGCTTGCCCTCGATCGGCAGCTCCGGGAAGGCGTCCTTCAGTGTCATCAGCCCGAGGCCGTTGATGCGCAGCAGCACGACGTCCGGGGGAGTGCGGCATTCGGCAAGCGGTCCGTACACCACCGACTCCGGCCGCTCGGCGATGTGCGGCAGGCTCATCACCGCCGCCTGATCGACCCAGCCGGCCTCAAGGACCGCGCCAACGTCGTCCTTCGCCGCCGCTTCCTCCAACGAGATGAAACCGTGCGTGTAGCTGCCGACGCTGCAGTTGGCGTGGTCCGCGGCGACGGTGGCGAACGTGTCGGTGGCGCCCTGGATCCAGAACACGCAGCCGGCCGGAACCTGCCCGGTGCGCCCGTGCTCGTTCGGTGGCGGGTAGCGCACGTCGACGCGAGCCGCGGGCGGCGTGTCGCCGGGGCCGTGGAACGAGATCGCCAGCGGCGGTGCGAGCGGCTTGAGCGTGGCGACGAGGCGGTCGTTGAAGACGCTCCCGTCCCGTGTGTCTGTCATGACCTATGAGCCAAGCGCGGTCACGATCCGTTCCACGTTGGTGCGCATGAAGCGGTCGTAGGTGTCCGCGGGTCCGCCGGCTTCGCTCAACGACCCGGTATAGATCGGGACGATGGCGATTCCCAGGTCGGCGGCAATCGACTCCGCCATCTGCGGGTTCACCGTGGTGCCGACGAAGATCGCCGGGACCGCGTGCTCCGCGAGCACTTCGCGCAGCTCCGCGAGATGGCGCGCCGACGGCTCGGCCACGGTACTGAAACCCGGCACGACCGAGTCCAGCAGCTCGAAGCCGTAGCGCTGTGCGAAGTACCCCATCACGTCGTGGTCGGTGACGATCACCCGGCGGTCGCGGGGAACGGCCTCTACCTGGTCCATGATCCACGCGTCGAGCGTGTCCAGCTCTGCGCCAAGCTCATTCGCGCGGGCGGCATATTCGGCCTCGTGCGCGGGGTCGATCCCGGCCAGCACTTCGGCAATCTCGTCGGCCCAGCGGGCAACCAGGGTCGGGTCCATCCACACGTGCGGGTCGAACTCGCCGTGGTGGTGGGCGTGCCCCTCGTGGTCGTCCTCGTCCTCGTCGTGGTCGTGCTCATCCTCGTCGTGGTCGTCGTGCTCGTCCTCGTCGTGGTCGTCGTGCTCGTCGCCCAGGCGGATGAGTGGCAAGTGGGCGGTCAAGTCAACCACCATGCGGGGCTCCGCGCTGCTGATCAGGTCGCCGAGGAACTCGGCCTCCAGACCTGCGCCGTTGGTGAACAACACCGCGGCGTCGGCGAGCAGGTGCGCATCCCGCGGCGTCGGCTGAAACGTGTGCGGATCCGCCCCCGGCGGCATGAGCACGGAGAGCGAGATCAGTTCGCCGCCGACGCGGCCCACGATGTCGCCGACGATGTTGGTGGTGGCGACCACCAGAACCCGGTCACCCGCCGGGTGTTCCCCCGCCGGCGAGGCGAACAGCACCGGCACGGCGGCCAGCGCGAGCAGTACGGCGCCGATCGAAGTGACCAGCGTGCGACCTATTGAGAGCTTCGGAGATGGATACATGGCGCGAAATATATAGCTATTGAGATCGCATTATCAATAGTGATTCGGTCTAAGGCCCGACCGCCATGGAGTCGTTGCCGAGCTGTCGGCGCGGAGGTAAGATGCGACCGTTGGATATGGAGTGGGGAGTGGGGACGGGCGCTCGTCCATATAGGCCTGCCCATGGGGTGCACCGAGGTGGCTGAAGCGCTGCCGCTCGTGGCACAGCCGGACTTGGCCAGCCAGGTCCAAGCGGTCGAGCAGGATGGCTACGTGTACCTGCCGGCGGTGCTCGACGCGGAACAGACCGCCGAGTTGCGCGCGCACATGGACCGCCTGCAGCCGAACCCGGAGAGCTTCGACCGCGGGCACGATCCGGAACGCGAC
This window harbors:
- a CDS encoding metal ABC transporter substrate-binding protein encodes the protein MYPSPKLSIGRTLVTSIGAVLLALAAVPVLFASPAGEHPAGDRVLVVATTNIVGDIVGRVGGELISLSVLMPPGADPHTFQPTPRDAHLLADAAVLFTNGAGLEAEFLGDLISSAEPRMVVDLTAHLPLIRLGDEHDDHDEDEHDDHDEDEHDHDEDEDDHEGHAHHHGEFDPHVWMDPTLVARWADEIAEVLAGIDPAHEAEYAARANELGAELDTLDAWIMDQVEAVPRDRRVIVTDHDVMGYFAQRYGFELLDSVVPGFSTVAEPSARHLAELREVLAEHAVPAIFVGTTVNPQMAESIAADLGIAIVPIYTGSLSEAGGPADTYDRFMRTNVERIVTALGS
- a CDS encoding DUF169 domain-containing protein, which encodes MTDTRDGSVFNDRLVATLKPLAPPLAISFHGPGDTPPAARVDVRYPPPNEHGRTGQVPAGCVFWIQGATDTFATVAADHANCSVGSYTHGFISLEEAAAKDDVGAVLEAGWVDQAAVMSLPHIAERPESVVYGPLAECRTPPDVVLLRINGLGLMTLKDAFPELPIEGKPQCHIVAMAKDRNVVAASVGCALSRSRTGMRSEEMTCVIPGKRLAEVVETLEATVGLDRAMASYASADAKRFR
- the hemB gene encoding porphobilinogen synthase, with product MAGNGSENGAPAGPGGQLDLPVRPRRNRRTAALRAMVRETHVTPADLVLPLFVVDGRDVREPVASMPGASRLSRDRIVAQARTAHALGIPAVALFPVIDEALKDAHATEGVNPDGLLQFTIADLKQALPDLLVITDVAMDPYSSDGHDGLVVDGEIVNDPSVDILCGMAVTQAEAGADLVAPSDMMDGRVGFIRDALDDAGFTDTGILAYSAKYASAFYGPFRDALDSAPRHGDKKSYQMDPANRREALREVLLDLDEGADMVMVKPALPYLDVIAAVKQESMVPVAAYQVSGEYAMIKAAAANGWLDEAAVVMETVTAIKRAGADMILTYFAIDVARRIGG